A portion of the Cyanobacteria bacterium GSL.Bin1 genome contains these proteins:
- a CDS encoding DUF1887 family protein, with translation MNSKVTNFLILPTLTLSCGILVTILFPNRGKIAVLIGSTTGSIIGTYSLTRQESNQHSKPATINSPEERLQFLQEQVQLFQDHLQELSQDISSAETALITSSFSQNNSHQAQAIAEDREVINWLVHQGITVQKYHIPDDNEEVFNKLAIYLGEKYSDLSYFYIQLKRSFSKGQNLSVNLASRSKTEITYTTQFCSRMSDYAFLSSYQYDRKNKMLYASPQKKGLVINFITGGWFERYIYLSLCQLLRQSKQAYKSILNPQIVLQNGEDFELDILFLVNNKPFWIECKTGDYQNHVTKYSKMRSVLSIPKDCSLLVILGIREQLTQELTSLHDIHVANENNFLATAESLILGHSSPRSTDED, from the coding sequence ATGAACTCAAAAGTTACTAACTTTCTTATCCTGCCAACCTTAACATTAAGTTGTGGAATTTTAGTTACCATTTTATTTCCAAATCGTGGAAAAATTGCTGTCCTCATTGGAAGTACAACGGGTTCAATTATCGGTACATATTCGTTGACGCGTCAAGAATCTAATCAACACTCAAAACCAGCAACGATTAATTCTCCTGAAGAACGCTTACAATTCCTCCAAGAACAAGTCCAACTCTTTCAGGATCATTTACAAGAGTTATCTCAAGATATCAGCAGTGCTGAAACAGCGCTAATTACTTCCTCTTTTTCTCAAAATAATTCTCATCAAGCGCAAGCAATTGCTGAAGACCGCGAAGTTATTAATTGGTTGGTTCATCAAGGAATTACAGTACAAAAGTATCATATTCCTGACGACAATGAAGAAGTTTTTAATAAGTTAGCTATTTACTTAGGAGAAAAATATTCTGATTTAAGTTATTTTTATATCCAATTAAAACGGAGTTTTTCTAAAGGACAAAATTTATCAGTTAATCTTGCCTCGCGGAGTAAAACTGAAATTACCTATACTACTCAGTTCTGTAGCCGCATGAGCGACTATGCTTTTTTGTCCTCTTATCAGTATGACCGGAAAAATAAAATGTTATATGCCTCTCCGCAAAAGAAGGGCTTAGTGATTAATTTTATTACGGGTGGCTGGTTTGAGCGTTATATTTATTTAAGTCTCTGTCAGCTACTTCGGCAAAGCAAACAAGCTTACAAGAGTATTTTAAATCCGCAAATTGTTTTGCAAAATGGTGAAGACTTTGAGTTAGATATTTTATTTTTAGTTAATAATAAACCCTTTTGGATTGAGTGTAAAACTGGAGATTATCAAAATCATGTTACTAAATATTCAAAAATGCGCAGTGTTTTATCAATTCCTAAAGACTGTTCGTTATTAGTCATTTTAGGAATTCGGGAGCAACTAACTCAGGAATTGACTAGTTTACATGATATTCATGTTGCCAATGAAAATAATTTTTTAGCGACAGCGGAAAGTCTTATTTTAGGTCATTCATCTCCTCGGTCAACTGATGAAGATTGA
- a CDS encoding 16S rRNA (uracil(1498)-N(3))-methyltransferase, with protein MQYQRFVINLKQQQGTIIHLNDAQTHYLRRVLRLDVGDRAVAMTGKGTAWLVQLTADNAEIIAPIEIQTELPVNVTLLVSLPKQGIDEIVRCCTEIGVTTIIPILSQRTLLKPSANKLTRWQRIAQEAAEQSERAIVPTIQEPIPLSAALSNSSPISAHCYFCTARYDVPLFSTVLSGQLAFGDSVIIATGCEGGWTELEILEAEEAQFQLVSLGRRILRAVTAPITAMSLIASFSERIQPD; from the coding sequence GTGCAGTATCAACGGTTTGTCATTAACCTTAAACAGCAACAAGGAACAATCATTCACTTGAATGACGCTCAGACACACTATTTACGGCGCGTGTTACGATTAGACGTGGGAGATCGCGCTGTAGCCATGACCGGCAAAGGAACAGCTTGGCTTGTTCAGTTGACTGCTGACAATGCAGAAATTATTGCCCCCATTGAAATTCAAACTGAACTTCCCGTCAACGTCACACTGCTGGTGTCATTACCCAAACAAGGCATTGATGAAATTGTCCGTTGTTGTACCGAAATTGGTGTAACAACTATCATTCCTATTTTGAGTCAAAGAACACTACTGAAGCCCAGTGCTAATAAGTTAACCCGTTGGCAGCGCATCGCACAAGAAGCAGCGGAACAATCGGAACGCGCGATCGTGCCGACAATTCAGGAACCGATTCCCTTATCCGCAGCCCTCAGCAACTCTAGTCCAATTTCCGCACATTGTTACTTTTGTACCGCCCGCTACGATGTTCCGTTATTCAGTACCGTGTTATCCGGTCAACTGGCATTTGGAGACTCCGTTATCATTGCAACGGGTTGCGAAGGCGGATGGACTGAGTTAGAAATTCTCGAAGCCGAGGAAGCGCAGTTTCAACTGGTTTCTCTAGGAAGACGGATCTTGCGTGCGGTAACAGCACCCATCACTGCCATGAGTCTGATTGCAAGCTTCTCTGAAAGAATACAGCCTGATTAG